The region ATCACATGTGTCAGAAAACACCCCCACCTGccaaaaacaaatatgatgGTGAGCAGCGGCACCAGTTTGACCAGCTCCTGGCTGATGTAGGTTGCCATGATGGTGAGCTGCAGGAagtagaagaggaagagggcCAGTGATTCGTTGACGTAGTGCCAATGCACGGCGACCTCCCTGTTCACCAGTTTACTCTGATAGAGCGGCTCCAGCGCGCTGTAACGCAGCCGGGCCACGCCCTGCACCACCACACCTGCAGAGGGACGAGGGTCGTCATTACCTGTGTTGATTGGTGTGCGGCTCACAGTGTTTGCTTCAATGCATGACAAACTGAACACGGGAAACACGCTGAGGTCTTACCGAGGAGGATGGGGATGGTGGCGAAGAAGGAGCAGCGTAGCGTGTACACCACCCGGAGGGGGGCGCTCTCCAGCAGCGGGGAGTCAAAAGGAAGGAGTTTGTAACCTCCCCACACCAGGAGCGGGAAGAGGAGCCCTGCTGCAGCCGTCGCTAGAGCCAGCCTCAGGTTTTCACAGCACGGATGCTCACACAGGTCTGAGGAAGGAGcatacaaagattttttttaatgcaaagtgattttttttatttttttatgctaaGTGTGGAAATTCAGTATTTGTAACTGTCTTTACTGAGACAGGAAGGTGACAGCAGGATAAAGAGGATGAGACTGAGACTGAAGTCATTGCATGATTCATCTCAGGACATGTAATTATATGACATTAAGGAGAAAAGAGATCATCCTGTCAGCTAGGCTAAGAGAGCAGGTACTCACTGAGCTTCAAGTGTTTTCTGCAGCACATTTTCACTGTCTGGATTACGACAAACTGATATGCGAACtgttaaatcaaataaaaaaattcttaatAGCACCTGGCTGCATTAGCTAAATGAAGTTAAATCCACAgcacagcaattttttttaaattgctcgTCAAATTTTAAATCAAGGAGAATTGtgtgttctcttttttttcaaaaagaaaaggaaaacaaaacccccccccaaaaaaataaaacaggatttaGGATCACAATAACAAAGTACTCTGTGAGAATCTTGCACTAATTATAATCTTACCTAATCTTGCCCTAATTTGATTTAATAGCTCTTGAAAGAGGATGTTTGGGCAGGAAATCACTAATTAATTAGTAAGGAAGGATTAGAGAACTAAGAAATCTTATGTTTATGATGTGCTGGTGGCTCAGGGGTTTAAGGCagggaaaagcacagatgttactAAAAGCGTTAACAATGACTCTGTTCTAGTCGAGTGTCCCAGTAAGTGGTGACGTTGAGTCAGCATGAACAACCCCAGGACTCTGAAGCTGAAGCAGCTAGACTGAATTCAGCCATCAACCTGTCAACACGTTGTTTGTCTCAGTGTTGCTGGAACGGAATGTTTTCAAAACTCTGAGACGCTCCAGCGCCTGAGATTTCGGATTCATCTGCCAAAGAGCATTAAAATCATGAGCCATATTGACAGAAATCAAACCTTGAGGGGAAACAATGAAGAACAAGGATGCTGGGAATTGGCAAACATGAATCTGGTCGTTTCTTCCAACTGACACTCAAGTCTGGGCATCTGTGACATCAGGTCTTCCCACGAGCGCCTAAATGCACCAACAGGGAAGGATGATTTACGACGTTTCTAAGTCTCACTGCATTCCCTTGTCTGTAACAGGTACCGCTGGCCAAAAGTGAAGCCGAGTAACTGacttaaaaatcaaaagcaagTTGAAAAACTCTGCACGTCGGTCTTAATATCACAGGTCAGTATGTGAATGGAAACCGATGGCTGCCCGGAAGGTGGGTAATCAATTGAAAAATGCCCCTCGGGGAACTGTAAGCGGTAATGTTAAGTATAAGTGATGTCTATTAAAATCGGCTAAAATGTGCATAAACCAGTTATGCTTAAAGCTGAACAATTTCAGGAAAACGTAATGGCAATTTTTATGACAATATGGCAATTGtgatttaaattgaaatgttcTATCATTTAAACcaggccttaaaaaaaaaaaaaaaaaaaaaaaaaaatcacaaaccgCTCGTGTctacatgagaaaaaaaattaatcagatgAGGTGAtgtaactgtttgttttttttctccggATGTGTCAGAAGTTGACGTTTTTCTCGCTAACTAAGTTTCAGTCGGCACCATCAGACCTGTAGCGAACACCGTCTCTCCTCCTGGCTTTACCCTGCCTATAACTTTAATCTACTCCAAAGAATGACTCCTTTTTCATTGGTTTAGGCATCTATCCATTTCAATGCTGATTATGCAGGCCCCGGTCCCTCAAGTTGAGTAATTACAATGGTAGGAATTTTTGGTACATACAGTTAGAAGAGCTAGCTGACATCAGCTTCatgtatttaataaataactGATTGTAATTGTATAATAACCTTATTGTCCCCTACTGTTCACTCTTTTGACTGGTATAACTATTTATGTAAGTCTTGAAAAGACTTGCAAATTTCACTCggtgaacactgcagaaaccctgagTAAATATGGGCACAGGTTGCGTCATAAACTCACAGTACTTGTCGTCCTGCTCCGTCCACTCGGGGTAGAACTGCGCTGCCGAGTCGGGCTCCACCTGCGGCTCCTTCTCGACGTCCTTCTCTATGAAGAGCTGGCTCTTCTCTGGAAGCTCTTTGCTGGACGGACACACAATCGTGACTTGTGGAATGAAACCCAGACCACCTTTCTCTGAGATCCATTTTGACTCTCCTTCTTCtacttccccctcctcctcctcagcttcaTCATCTGCCAGTGAGCTGTCCCCCTTATCGTCTCGCCGCTCCTCCATCTCATCgtccctccacctctctccctcagGCATGCTCTCCCTCCACTTGGCTTTGCTCTTCCTGTCGCTCTCCGCCTGACTCTGCTCCTCTGACGGGTCTTGGCTTCCTCCACTGACCCCCTTGTCCCGCTCTTCGGGCTCTGAAACTTCTTTTTCTGACCAGATTCCATCATCGTTGTCCGCCTGAGGCCTCTTGTCTTTGTCTCCAGGCCATGGCAACGTGCTCGGCTCCAGAAGAGCAGAGCTGGtcacttcctcctccttgtcctcttcttgatctttctcctccttcaacacatcctcttcttcttcctcctcctcgtctgtAATCTTGTTTCTTTCCTCAACACTGTTGCTCTCTTGCGGCTTTTTACTTCCTGCTATTTGTGGCTCTGCGGTTGAACCATCAGGTGAAAGTGCCGCTTCTTTAATTAATTCTGAGACTAAACCACCTTGGTCAGACATTCTTGTAAAACTTGAGTTTTAAAATCcagttctctctcttctcagtCAATACCAGTTGCACTGTCAAGAGTCCGACTGTTAGCAAATTTTCTTCAGGTTGCTAAAAGtcattttccttgttttccctgtgaggaagaaagaaagaaaaacggTTACAACAATGTGTAAAACAACATCCTGCTCTGCCTTCAGCttcacaaaaaactgaaatcaaagtTCACTCTTTATCATGGGTGTGTTGCCCTGTATGGCTTGTCCTGCCCTCACACAGATCAGCAGAAGGGAGCAAGTTCAAGTCCGTACAGCTGTGAGTCCCGTTTGAGTATATGTCAGAAAATTAGGCGAAGATTGCTGTAAATATACTATATCTTTGAGCTTAATTTGAGAATGGCATGGTGAATAATAGGACTCACAAACATCAAAACTAgtatcaacaaaaaaacaaacaaaaaatccagTATACTTTGTGGAGCTAacagctgcagctaacaatttcTCACTGAATCAGatactttattaattaattgtcTGATGtcaatgtcagaaaactgtgaaaaatgcccatcacaggtTCCCATAGCCCCCATGGGACATCTTTAAATTCCTTCCTTTAAGTTCAAACCCCCAAGAGATTCATTCTACTGTCAcataagagaaaataaagcaggaaatcttcatatttgagaagcaaATTTTCTCAGGTTTGCTCCCATCATAACTTAGAGGAATAATTGATTATCAACATTGTTACGGATACATACACAGCTGTAATATAGTCAAACGTCCATGGGGGGAAATTCGTCTGGAACTCTGCACCGCCGTGTCAGATTCAATAGGAGCAaatcacagacagaaaaacactacAGAAGACAATGGGGAAAAGTTACGCAAAGTACATACTGCACGAGCCCTAGGCCAGTGGCTGCACGTTTTTACCTCAagtttaaaatacagtaagttCTCCTCAAAACTAAGACCCCAAACAATGTGGAAAACACGCAGCCTCTTTCAAATTTGCAGGTGGggattatttttacaattcagAACTGACTGCAGGCGGCCTATTCACTAAAACACTGTGTAGTCAAAATATAAGACGGACACTCCCCAATCCATGCTTTCAGGCCAGCCAGGCTACACCTTCTACCAAATCTTACTTCCGTCAAAACTGAAactcctgattttttttttgccgttaCAGAGCCACTAACTGTACTGGATGGTAGGACCAGCTGTGGCACAGGGACATTACAGAGGCGTCCCCAAGAAACGCCCCCAGTGTGACACCTGCACATTTCAGCTATGAAATGGGCACCAAGCTGCATAAACATGGCTGCAGTCCTTCTCTgtgaaaaacacatgcaacTGCCCGGACTTTGTCAGCTACGGCACAACTCTGCACTAAATGCATGATAACTAGAATATGTTTGAAAGCTTAACTATCTTACAATTGGGTTATTTTCAATTAAGTTGTTGTGACTGTGAGATGAAGGTACAAACTGTGGCTGGATTTAATAatgaaatgggttttttttttggtttttcttcacGTTATAAATCTAAGATGAGTGggattttgacttttaaaaactCATATTGTATAATCTGCAATGCCAAAGAAGGCCCCTGGGGTGGAATTTCACCACGGTTCGGAGTCTAGTTTCAGAGGAGATTTCTCCAGTTTTCAACACAGGATTGCCGCCCACTCAATTTACGCGCAGGTGACATTTGCCTTTGTAATGGATTTCCCTCCGTGTCTACTCTGTGTGACTCGAATTGTCCTGCTCTTCAGCTCGTTACAGACTCTGAACTTTTCGCCTAAATACAGCCCCTCGTTTTTCCACATGGTCCGTACATGGCTGTGAGGAGGGAAGGTCtaacacagcttttttttttggttttttccttCCATCCTGTATCGACATGGAGGTGCAGCTCCTGAGGCCCGGGGGCACAGCAGGGAGGAAATGTAGCTTCGGGTGAAGAGTTCAAACTTTGGTCAGCGTCTCCGGAgtcatgtgatattttttaaCGGAGGAAAAATACGGATCGTTAATGGTTAACGTACCTGTTTTTAACTCGGTCACATCCCTCCCCCCCCTCGAAACGATCCGTGAGTCTGTTTACAGGGAGCGGGCTCGCTACGAGCTCGGTTGTTTCCCCCACTGGCGAAGTCGGACGTCACCTGGCAGGTGTGACCAGGTGCTAAAGCAACTCTCCACCCAGAGAGGGGGAGACTTTCAAGAGGTGTCACTCTGCTCCTATTTCCacgtaccaaaaaaaaaaaaaaaaaaaacccgcccCCGCTCAAAGGCCGCCTTTGGTCGGGTTCGACGTCACGCCGTCGTTGTAGGCCCTTAATCCCGAAGGTCCGGACGTCAACctccgcttttttttttttcaaaacccaGAGAGGGAAACCGGGAGTGTCgatgaaggaggaaaaggagttTGGGCTCTGGAATTGGAAATCCATTCTCATGTTAGTAATCTGTGCTTTCCATTTCATAATTTGAGCTCTCGATTTAGTGACTCATGTTCTCGATTTTATAATTTGTGCTTTCTatttaataattcataattttctATATAAGAATCCGTGCTCTCAAGTGAGAAATTTGTGCTTTCAAATcagaaattttttatttcatatttttctctgactcctcctaggcttttttttttttttttttttagtgcaatATTGAACCTGAATCATTATCTAAAAGGTCCACATATTTGTTTATCACTATAGTTGACACATGCAAAATTATTTCTGGTCCTATAtttatatttgcctttttttcattacacaCTTTATCATTATGCCTTAAGATCTAACTGCTTTATATGTGAAACCTACACTCATGCAGGACCTCTATCTTGGTCTGGTTTTAATCAACAAGCAACAATTGACATACCATGACAGTGCATTATACCTTCTGCAGCTGTGAATGCATTTTCTGAGTAAAATTTCTGTGGCATACTAACAGACTAGGCAGTCAAGTACAAAAGGCATATACTATTTACTGtactaaaattattttttaatgctaactacaaattaaaatgcagtCCTTTGCTTTATGATGGTGAAAGTGTCTGGACTTTCTGGAAATAATAGGAAcggaataaaaataaaacaggaacagaaaggaATTCAGTCATACCTGATCCAAGCATCACAccacactgtgaaaaataaaacggcaagatcaacattttatttcaagacCATAATCTCACAAATTATTGGCTTCTTGTTCAAAACGCACAAAATCCAAATATGTCCACTTAAAATGATTTGACTTCACAAAGCCAGATTGAACTTcattgtgattttttaaaaccatAAGCCTCTATATTTCCATCCTCATCTCACATTATTTTACACATAATTGGACACACAGAATCACAATTTGGCATTTAGAAATGTCAATCATTTGACCCAACCATAGAGGTGTTAATATCAGTAATAATGATATACAAGTCATGTCACACAAAATTTTTTACACAAGGTGCTCAAAAACAAGTAAATTAATGTTtgtaaaatcaatcaaatcactTGAATTTAATCTCATGACAGTCccaagttatatatatatatatatataaaaaaaaaaaaaaaaaaaaaaaaaaggaggtttcACAGCTACATGTAAACATTAGAGAAAAGGGTGAAGTAACGACTGCAAGTCGAAATAAGCTGAAACTAAAAAAGTAAATGCTACAGGTGGAGAGGGAAATCTTCAGGGCAACTATGAGTGGCGGGAAGGCATTTGATACGGAGCTTTTCGTTTCAGTCGAGGAATGCAGAAGTCGAGATCTGTGCAGGACAACTCATTGATCTAAATTAAGGGAACACGATGGTACATTCAGAGCTCTGACAATTAAGGCAAAACAAATTTGACATGATCGACTGTGAAATGGCACtgagaaaaataatgacatcGTTTAGACATATTTTATCTCCGAAACCCCAAAACTCTCCCCACAGATACTCAATAGAGAGCCGAAGTGGAACCGCAACTTCCAGGATCTGTTCCACATCATTGAAAATCACATCAACATTTGGAATAAcacaaataactaaaaatcaaCTCTTGGAACAGAGTCTTACTCAACAGTATATGTATGGTTCTAATATCGTTTTCAGTATGTCTGTTTTAAGCTGCCCTTAAAAAGTTCTCACAAGCCACAGACCGTCATAGCTTCAACCTGCTATAACTGATTTTCAACATtgatatattatcaccttttaagatGACAATGGTGAACTATTCACATGTTCAgaggaggctgacatttttctgGGAATCCTGCGGGTCGTGAGATTCCTGTGAAACTCCCGGCGGTCAATTTCACTTTTCATCGCGTGACTGGGACGGGAATCATAATAACAATACGtcagtttttatatataaatattcagctctaatataaataaatgctactttctttattttgaacataACACTAGTggttctgttgtcttttttgttctctcctGTCTGCTCTGGTGGCTGGTCGGTTGTTTgcagtcagtcacctgaccagTGCATGACGTATGTGGATTGACAACAAATGGTGCagccaaccaaaaaaaaaaaaaagccacagtcGGAGTCAGATTGGGGGAacacagtgctgcagtgtgGAGTAAAGGACAATGATCCGTGTATCACACTGACAGAGCTTCTAAAGTCTAAAGTTTTAATGAAGTTAAAACTCAGCACACTGTTCTTAAGACATGTAAAGTGGTGATCAAATACACCACTGACTCAAATGGGTGGCCTTCAGAGACGCGCTTGTAAAGCAGGTGGCAGTGAAATACAACCAAAAATGACCTCTTTTGCGAAACATAATGGGCCAGAGGTGGTCATGTCCAGTACCCcgcccccaaaaaaaaaaaaaaaaaaaacaaaacagaaacaaaaccacAGGAACAGGATGGGACTGGAGTCATTCTTCCAGGAATGGAACAGGACAGGAATTTTTTTGAAAGAGTAGGATGGGACGGGGAAAAATCCACTCCTGTCATCCTCTGATGTCCAGCAGTttcagagcaacattatcattaatttggaaTCGTGTTTATCACCACCAGGTGTATGTAAGTCCATtactcactctcttttagctctgtttttggtctctacctgagggaaacatctggctctttagctgctaaatgttcacCAGCTCgtcgctaactgtgtctgtctgccgtttggtgaagagcaggcagtgtacagtggctttttagagcTTCTTCgctgaaaataactgaaaacaacGCTAGAGAGCGACGTGAGAGTGAACCACAACAGTATATTTATGGACTGGACATCTAAAATGTGACATGAAACTcgctataaagctctgtaaagcagagggagctgcagattcaggggATAATTCtccctttcacattgttttccaaCTGTCATTTGATATgctattattttaaaaatattaattatagcCCCTTTTAAGacacagtcaaataaaaagtcactgtgtctgtgtgtttccaagTTCTAATCCTGTTTGTGTCCTTGAATCAATTTTTAAGTTGCCGAacataggttaaaaaaaaaaaaaaacattttcagtatcTTTATATCTAgattcctcccctctctcttcctgtaaaatataaaaatatttcgATGGCTTATTTTAAAGTCAAGGGGATTTACACAAATTTACAggagaaggtgtgtgtttggatatCAGTTGGCAAATATCACGCACATCGCTCTATATTTATTTGCCAGTTTATCCTAGAATATGGAAAGCAAACCCCAGGAACACATATCATTTATATCAGAAAGATGGATGAAAGAAGTAATAAGAGATTGCACtgagttacagaagctagtggaacagaggctaTAGCCCGGATGTGACGCCAGGACTTCGGCTCTCTATATTTTcactgtgcttgtttttttttttcccctctcatctCTCCAACATTTGTCTGGAGTTTCTCCTCTCCAAGTCATTCCCCAGCAACTGTTTTACTGTCACATCTTAACTGACAAACACTACATCTGAAAGCTAAATGAAAACTGGAACAATCAGTCTATAATAATAAACTCTACATGCCAGTTCTAGTAAAATGTTATTAGTACTACTGTTTACTCagatgagagaaataaaatattaaaaaaaataataatcaagcACATTAAAACAAGATGAACAAGTTAGTTaggaaaacagaggagctgCTGAATTTCTAGCCTACCCGACcgacaaatctttaaaaacgtgtttttctgttgacaaagattgttttctatgttttaAACAGCAACTACTACAGCAACTTTTTTGGTCAGACTGGGATCGTTCATCAAGCCTGGTTACTAACTTCAAAGCCTGCATCCTGTTCAATGAGCGTTTCGTCAGTATTGCCGTGCTCGGTGGGCATCGTCTGCCTGTCATGCTCCACCTCTACTGCTGGTTCTCCTTCATATTCCACCCGAACAGCAGATGAAtcactcttttcttttgaatggTTGGGGAGTGCGCTGTCGAGCTGTGTTTCACttctgactttatttttgttgacTGAACCCTTAGGCCGGCCCCTTTTCCGTGGCGTGACATCTTCACTTTTTGCAGTACTTGGGGGGCGGCCCCTTTTTCTTGGGG is a window of Xiphias gladius isolate SHS-SW01 ecotype Sanya breed wild chromosome 24, ASM1685928v1, whole genome shotgun sequence DNA encoding:
- the tmem79a gene encoding transmembrane protein 79; its protein translation is MSDQGGLVSELIKEAALSPDGSTAEPQIAGSKKPQESNSVEERNKITDEEEEEEEDVLKEEKDQEEDKEEEVTSSALLEPSTLPWPGDKDKRPQADNDDGIWSEKEVSEPEERDKGVSGGSQDPSEEQSQAESDRKSKAKWRESMPEGERWRDDEMEERRDDKGDSSLADDEAEEEEGEVEEGESKWISEKGGLGFIPQVTIVCPSSKELPEKSQLFIEKDVEKEPQVEPDSAAQFYPEWTEQDDKYYLCEHPCCENLRLALATAAAGLLFPLLVWGGYKLLPFDSPLLESAPLRVVYTLRCSFFATIPILLGVVVQGVARLRYSALEPLYQSKLVNREVAVHWHYVNESLALFLFYFLQLTIMATYISQELVKLVPLLTIIFVFGRLIYWLCLSLGSSIRGLGFGFSFFPILVMLGVNFYYVCSSVGQGVVFDVAPPTTAPPPRQRWWG